ACGTtctgatttttaaattatactctctctttttaaaaaattttaattaattttaatttaaaagttgacGGAGTTGAAAAAACCAACACACGTATCCAGCTACTGAGTGCACCGTGTATATCCTTTTTAATGATGTGAATGTTAACCATTGattcattattaaattttacttttaatttgaattttagagttgttttaaaatattatatattattaaattttcaagttttttaaaaaattaagaatttttctaGAATATAACTTTGTTAccggaaaatatatatatcttttgaattttttattctctaAATATTTAACtacttcttttaatttcttttaaacttttatgaattttaagaatatatattttagaattttaagaattaatatttctaaaaatttccttttaatttttttattttaatataatgcttttctaatattttattttatatgaaatatatattataatctatatatattttaatttttatgaatttgtatatgcataaatattctttaaatatGTTACATCATCAAATGACATTTATAAAGAAGCGCCCAATGGCGTGttctaattataaaagaaattttaattatgaaaacaagaaaaatatataattcaagacttaaatcataaattaataattatattaagtcTCGGATCCAAATCGCTGACACGGGCAATCTTCTCTTATACCAGCgtatactattaaaaagaaccaaataagtttaaattttgtttcaatttaaccttatttgattgagttatttaataatagaagggttaatttgatcaaattccAGGGACCTCTCACCAAAAGTTATCATGAAATGCGATCAAATGCAAATACCACAAGCATTCAATTAGATTATACACTGATGAGTTAACAAAGTTATTGCAGTAAATGTTGGTCACactttttttaatcattttacagaTGTGAATTCTCTCCCTATAATCAGTATACGAGCCGGTGGATCGGGGAATGGTCGTCCGTTGGTACAGTTTCATGTGTATGTAGGGGGGGCGGGGGAACCGGACGAAGTAGAAATCTATTCGGccatatgaatttaattgtgttCTAATGCACTTCGAATCGATACCGGAGGGTCTTGAACGGCACCTCTGGAGATAAGATCGTGATTAAAGAATAACACAATAACAGTTATATCGTCGTGAAAATGGCGTCGAACCTTCTTGTCGATCTTACGAAGATCCGAATATCTCATTTCTCGTTTTCTCGCTGCTTCTTGTAGGGCAGCCTTGACTAGCCTTTTCGCACTGCCCTGCATTCGTAGAGACATGTGAGCACAGTAATACGACCAGCTGATTGCACGAAACAGAAACCGCAAATGCTAACACACTAAGGGGGAGCTAACAACATGTTGTCAACCAATGACCGATATAAAACAGTTCAAAGACTCGGAAAAAGCGGATAGGTTACAAAAATGATCAGAAACCTGAAGTTCTATATCGTCACCAACCAGAAGACACCTATATTGAGTTTCAAATTTGGAGGCCATCTAATCCCTAACAGCAAACAGTGTGAAAACACAAGCTTTGATGCGAGAATTTATGTATTCGAAAAACATGGAAATAAGGACAGAATCTTACCGCACGTGGATGACTATGGACAATAGCCACGGCTTTTTCGTTGCTCAAGTGTTCCCATAGACCGTCAGAAGCAAATATAAGGAAAGAATCGTTTGGGTGGAGAGCATGGGAAATAATAGTTGGATTGGCACTTAATATCGGCATATTCATTGGTTCAGGAAGCCTGAATTTTGCATTAATCGGTTCCCTGTTATACTGTGCGTGTTTCATATAAACATCACCTATCGACCTAGAAACCTGCACCACATACAATCACGGAATTGAAGATATGTTCAGTGATTAATGAACAACGGacataaatgataaaagaaatacGACAAATGACACCTAGGCCAATTTTGCCGGTTTCCACAGATAATGAAGCTTTCAAAACACGGGAAAGATTAAAATTGAAGGATGTATACGTGCATTAATATGcagtaaaagtaccatggaggcccttATACTAGGAGctaaattgcattttaccccTTTTACTAAAAGATAAGTAACTTAATCCCTGTTCATTAgtttaaagagcaaattgatcatttctattaaaaatttcatccatttctattattaaaaactagcGTGATTAACGGAATAACCAAACATTTAAACATGACATGCCACAAATACCTCATTCTGACAAAAAAGATtgatttttaacagtagaagtggatgaaatttttaacaagactagtttgctctttaatctaatttacAGGGATTAATtaacccattttttgagtagagaggCAAAATACGATCCTACTCTTAGTACAAGGACCACCATAGTGCTTTTACCATTAATACACTCAATTTCAGAAGATAAGAAGCGTGTATATTATAACCTGAATAATGCCCTTTACTCTCCAAACTCCGTGCTTGAGAACAACAATATGCGGATCAGTCGGGTGTAATTCCTTAAGTTCATGTCTAATAGCCTCGATATTAGCATTGTGTTCAGTTGACAACTGCATAGCAGCCATTCCTCCGGTGTTGCCAACTTTCTTGCCGAGCACAACGCGTGAATCACCGAGATTTGCAATAAAAAGTGTTTGCTGATATATTACCCCAACCAGACAGCACGTCCCGACCGTTGCCATATTTGGTCGAGTACTCCATAACTCCGACACAAGGGCCGTAAACCCTTCTTCAGTTTGTCGAAAAGCTCTTTGAATGGTCTCAGCAGTGACAGCTCCTTCTGATTCGGCTGTCATGGCTGCATAAACACAAAGCTTAACAATACCAACAACGCAATGCCGCACTAAGATCCGTCTATCCTGAAAACTCAAAACTAAAGTTTCATGAAGGCCCTTGTATTAaaagtcagattgcattttggcCTCTATAGtcaaaaaataggcaaattagcTCTTGTACATTAGCAAGAGGTACACATGACATGCCATGTATCACGGCTTGGTTATTCTGTCAGGCATGCTAGTTTTTCAAAGTacaaaggatgaaattttttaaaaaaatgaccaatttgttCTATAATCTaacgtatagggactaatttaggaccaatttactctttaatctaacgtatagggaccaatttgtcattttttaaatagaggGATAGAATGCATTCTAACTCCCAATTCAGGGGCTTCCATACCATTCAACATCATGCATGTCATATAGCCACAAAGATCAACAAATGAACTTAAGAGTTAAGACCATTTAAAGCTACATTACTCCGATTCTTCGGTATGATCTTCGTAAGATTCTCGAAATATAACCTTATCAGAACTATACAAGTATCCAAtaatcacactcaagttcaattAAATTGTAATCTTATTGGatactaaaatttctaaattcaataaaaccACCAATCAAAAgtcaaatttcttaaaaaaaataaaaataaatggatgaaaattaatACTATACAGTTCACATGTACCGAATAGCAGAACCCtggaaattgaaattttttatttttttgtaagtGGAATTGTGGGCAAAAATTTTAGATCCATGAAAAAGGACGGACCTCGAAAGTGGCTGAACAAGTTATCGCAAACGTAACGCGCCGCCTCAGGGCCGCCGTGTCCGTCATAGATCCCAACGAAGGTACCAAATTGGCCGGACTCGATCTGGCTTTGGTCCTCGAGCACTTGGTTTGCTTGGATCACGGCCATGGAAAATTCACCGGACCCATATTTCCCTATATCACGAAACCAAAGCAACCCATCTTTACCTTCCCTTGAGCCACCACTACCACCGCCATCGCCGCCGCCAAGGACGCCGTTTGTTTCGTGACTTTCTACTTCATGCCCAAATGGGTTCCAACAAACCGAGAGCAGATTCATTAATCCCTGAAGCATCAGACATCtctcattaaaaaaaaacccttacaAAACCCAAAAGCCCCCTCAAAATCCTAAATCCACCGAATAATCCCcatttttttaagatttgatctaagctttttttaaaaatgaaccCCTTTTTGGTCTTTTTAAAGACCCCAAAAATTCCCTAAAACTGAGGAATCAAAGAATGATATgatgattaattgaaattaaaaaacacatttaaaaataaaacccaaagaTCTTTCCAGTTGGGAAGTGAATGGAAGTAGTGGTGGTCGGCGGTGGATGATCGGCGGAGGTGTCGGTGGTCTTGGgtggttttcttttttggggTGTTATTTTTCAAGCTCTTTATTGtagttttttctttgtttttttcagttttcttgtttattcatatttgtaggcttcttttgttttttctttaaaaaccaaACATTTTGAATTCTTAAAGTAAATTTCTATGTTTCTACAGAatcaaattattgaaatttaatctacTCTGTTCATACtaattattactaaattcagcattcaaaacatgttttatttctaaaatggagaataagaaatatttaattattaagttaaagaTTTTATTTCACTTTGCTTGCACCTTCCACTTTGAAGTCAAGTAGattttttactaacttttttaattataatatttatatttcgaaataaatattttcaagcaTAGCCAACGGTTATAACAACCTAAAATAACCAAGTGAAgacttaagaaattattttggacccattataattttgtttgaaaattaaaattttataatttctaacaggactaaatcacaatttttcattttaaaagagtagaaatataaattttattatgtattaatttataattttaaaatttttaaagggttaaagcttaattttcctattttaaagGAGCCAAGCTCTTGCTAGCTCTTTGAGACTCGCTCCTTGTAAAGAGCaaaactcgaatttttttttatcaattatcATTCAATCTTCAaagcttttgaaaattttaattaaatcctcATGCTAAAATCTACTACTAAACGAATCAAATCGAGACCAAATTCGAAGAAAtacttcaaaaacaaacacatttAGAGGTTTTTCATAAATACCAACAAAGGAGAGAAACAATGCTTttgaaacaaatataaatatttaatatcagCAATTTGatgcaaatatttttaaatttttatttagttaaaattacgtgttatgtttaaatatggttcttttttctttaatcaattttgCTTTGAGTAAGtttgattaatattatataatcttatcattaaattcaaataagttttacaattattaaatattaattcatgcaaatttgtAACATCTTTCTCTAAAGTACGACGGATTCAATTAATCTTTATCTAGAGTATGGTGTTGAAATGACGGattcaattaattgaattaattaaaattttaaaatacttaactgttgattgaatcaaattttgagaaaataaataatcagATTGAATTAAATTCGTTTAATTTGCTCGGTTTTCGATTTAACCGAACTAGAATGACAAGGTAAGAGGTTTTGAGTTttgttattgttaattttagatattctacattttatttcaacttttttttctttgtctcGCTATCGTATATAGTTTGGATTTAATTTTCTTGAGTCCTTAGagcttatatatattattaattttaattaagtaattgattcaattaattaatcaattttagatcgagttaaataataatcaaaatttttaaaaatctaacaaATTTTTGATCGAATTAATTTCGATCATCATTcgattaatcgaattaattcaattttaactttgaGCTTGCACATACCTAAGATCAATCTTTTATGGTACAAGTCTATTAAAATGGACCAAactataagaatattaaatagAGCTACCTCTAATTTGGTACTTTTGAGGAACGAGTTTTCATGTAATTAAGATACCTAACATGTCCTGTATACATTATCAAGGgcttaactataaaattaaccctttaattataccattttttaACTAAGGTAACtaaagtgtttttttaaattaaaagtaccATCAGTTTTGTCTTATATTTTCCTAAAAAGTGTGTAACGTCCTATAAAAACATGGCACATGCCATGTTCTTATTGGGCTAAAATGATATGAAATcgacaatttttacaaaaaaaaaaactatatactGGTCGTTTTCAATAGCtgtagttttcaattttcgaaatTCTAATCATGAGCAAATGGTAGccgttattttatttttaatatctcGTATGATAGACATATGATCACATGTGTAATATTATGTCGGTATATTATTTTTGTgtattaatcataaaaaggtcaGTTAAAGGATTTAATGACTTTCTTTTATGTcatgactaaaattttaaattgaaaattataagtattaaaataatcaaataaaaacatatattaaactTACAACTTTACGCATAATTAAAAGCATActttaaccaaataaatttaaatgctACCCTTTGaatcaatattaaaatattaaagttcaaaattttcaaggaCTATAATTGACCGATTCaaaaagtacatggactaaaattgaccaaaccaaatataagaactaaattcaCAACATTAGCATATTACAGGGACTGATAGTAGAATTTACCATATATATTACGTGCTGGGAAGACTAAACGCGTGCATGTGAGAAGATCTATTCCAAT
The window above is part of the Gossypium raimondii isolate GPD5lz chromosome 9, ASM2569854v1, whole genome shotgun sequence genome. Proteins encoded here:
- the LOC105800698 gene encoding probable protein phosphatase 2C 42 isoform X2: MTDTAALRRRVTFAITCSATFEDRRILVRHCVVGIVKLCVYAAMTAESEGAVTAETIQRAFRQTEEGFTALVSELWSTRPNMATVGTCCLVGVIYQQTLFIANLGDSRVVLGKKVGNTGGMAAMQLSTEHNANIEAIRHELKELHPTDPHIVVLKHGVWRVKGIIQVSRSIGDVYMKHAQYNREPINAKFRLPEPMNMPILSANPTIISHALHPNDSFLIFASDGLWEHLSNEKAVAIVHSHPRAGSAKRLVKAALQEAARKREMRYSDLRKIDKKVRRHFHDDITVIVLFFNHDLISRGAVQDPPVSIRSALEHN
- the LOC105800698 gene encoding probable protein phosphatase 2C 42 isoform X1, yielding MLQGLMNLLSVCWNPFGHEVESHETNGVLGGGDGGGSGGSREGKDGLLWFRDIGKYGSGEFSMAVIQANQVLEDQSQIESGQFGTFVGIYDGHGGPEAARYVCDNLFSHFRAMTAESEGAVTAETIQRAFRQTEEGFTALVSELWSTRPNMATVGTCCLVGVIYQQTLFIANLGDSRVVLGKKVGNTGGMAAMQLSTEHNANIEAIRHELKELHPTDPHIVVLKHGVWRVKGIIQVSRSIGDVYMKHAQYNREPINAKFRLPEPMNMPILSANPTIISHALHPNDSFLIFASDGLWEHLSNEKAVAIVHSHPRAGSAKRLVKAALQEAARKREMRYSDLRKIDKKVRRHFHDDITVIVLFFNHDLISRGAVQDPPVSIRSALEHN